Proteins encoded by one window of Candidatus Sumerlaea chitinivorans:
- a CDS encoding Heavy metal RND efflux outer membrane protein, CzcC family, translated as MDILIPSKKTHIGWCLGVVFATYIASVTSASVTTTPLSTKPEPTRLPSVGTLSSTPRALTLDQALKEAVTRNPRLRAAKQDWIAACERIPQAGALDDPKLMLGYEFALDPFGRREMPLDMKKWTTDRAIVGFSWMISPSRKRRQRTELAVYEAAVAAANYRRMVYEIRRKAAQAYAEVFYGREKLRIADQNAATLRQIYEVALHRFHASEMTQAELTKIEIESLRAESAQTEAQLAYDRAVASFNGLRFYPPTTPVTVSDIPGVKLPTRSATQLLQRAARNNPELEELRNELEARGVEVVLAELQRMPDFELSLPDVRTLSQMLMIGMTLPFFNRARIDAAIREAEARREAALARLHGGESDVGVRLLVAISMITDAERIIADYGARIESKTSGLLELQLQNYAVDREDLLNVLDTQRMLLDIQQLVARARADRLVGVAELEEILGEPLMPPFFPSLSVPRQPQDQRYPPSSSSRLEGRLKGAKK; from the coding sequence ATGGACATTCTGATTCCCTCTAAGAAGACCCACATTGGCTGGTGTTTGGGGGTGGTTTTTGCTACGTATATTGCCTCCGTGACCAGCGCCTCAGTCACGACTACACCGCTATCCACTAAACCCGAGCCAACCAGATTGCCATCGGTTGGAACCCTAAGTTCCACTCCACGTGCACTGACGCTCGATCAAGCCCTGAAAGAAGCCGTCACGCGAAATCCGCGACTGCGAGCGGCAAAGCAGGATTGGATCGCGGCATGTGAGCGAATTCCACAGGCAGGGGCATTGGATGATCCTAAACTGATGCTCGGGTATGAATTTGCACTCGATCCCTTTGGCCGCCGCGAGATGCCGCTGGATATGAAAAAATGGACCACAGACCGCGCTATCGTCGGCTTCTCGTGGATGATCAGCCCCTCTCGAAAAAGGCGACAGCGCACGGAACTGGCCGTGTACGAGGCAGCCGTAGCGGCAGCAAATTATCGGCGCATGGTTTATGAGATCCGAAGAAAAGCGGCCCAAGCTTATGCGGAAGTGTTCTACGGGAGAGAAAAACTACGCATAGCGGATCAAAACGCTGCAACACTTCGCCAAATCTATGAAGTTGCTCTCCACCGTTTTCATGCCTCAGAAATGACGCAGGCCGAGCTCACGAAGATCGAAATCGAATCTTTGCGAGCAGAGAGTGCGCAAACAGAAGCCCAGCTTGCTTATGATCGGGCTGTGGCTTCGTTCAACGGACTCCGCTTTTATCCGCCCACTACTCCCGTCACAGTAAGCGATATTCCTGGGGTAAAGCTTCCCACCCGATCCGCCACTCAGCTTCTTCAGAGGGCTGCCAGAAACAATCCTGAGCTTGAGGAGCTTCGCAACGAGCTCGAAGCGCGTGGTGTGGAGGTCGTGTTGGCAGAGCTTCAACGCATGCCTGATTTTGAACTCAGTCTGCCTGATGTGCGCACCCTCTCGCAGATGCTGATGATTGGCATGACGTTGCCATTCTTCAACCGCGCACGAATCGATGCAGCAATTCGGGAGGCAGAAGCCCGGCGGGAGGCAGCCTTGGCACGCCTCCATGGGGGAGAAAGCGATGTCGGTGTGCGTCTACTCGTTGCTATCTCGATGATCACGGACGCGGAGCGAATCATCGCGGATTATGGGGCAAGGATTGAGTCTAAAACCTCCGGCCTCCTTGAGCTTCAGCTACAGAATTACGCCGTCGACCGCGAGGACCTTCTCAATGTGTTGGATACTCAGAGGATGCTGCTGGATATCCAGCAGCTTGTCGCCCGTGCGCGTGCCGATCGCCTCGTCGGTGTGGCAGAGTTAGAGGAAATCCTTGGCGAACCACTCATGCCCCCATTCTTCCCGAGTCTGTCCGTCCCAAGGCAGCCACAAGACCAACGCTATCCCCCCTCATCATCCAGTCGGCTTGAGGGACGTTTGAAAGGGGCGAAAAAATGA
- a CDS encoding Transcriptional regulator, DeoR family, which yields MREGRYSRHLRILSFVLSSRGKTIPEIERILREDGFEVCSRTIRRDLQMLQNAGFPIYTEKTARGTVWKITDGFKNTPPIPISLLQAFALVVAERSFAAFGNTFVAEQIASLLKEVRCKHTPEFEKALQTLEEGIFAQPTTPFSRPLPESVYDTLVRAIREQVKVKVEYQNASGVKSKDRILAPLKLVLAGQQLYLAAYCYAKKGMRWFKLSRLLAVKLTGESFVPKPEWDEQIKRNTTNVMGVFPAEPVEVELEIDDKLRQYFEEAPLHASQKITRVRGATHLILRVGINETLVHELMGFGTRVRVVRPAELAYLLLERHTAAIEFQKQLLDNQDSGELALEFE from the coding sequence ATGCGCGAGGGCCGTTATTCGCGTCATCTACGTATCCTGAGCTTTGTTCTGAGCTCTCGTGGAAAAACGATTCCAGAGATTGAACGTATTCTCCGCGAAGACGGCTTTGAAGTCTGCAGCCGAACAATCCGGCGTGATCTTCAGATGCTCCAAAACGCTGGGTTCCCCATCTACACTGAAAAAACTGCGCGGGGCACCGTTTGGAAAATCACGGACGGATTCAAAAACACGCCTCCCATTCCTATCTCTCTTCTTCAGGCGTTTGCGCTCGTGGTGGCGGAGCGGTCCTTTGCCGCTTTTGGAAACACTTTTGTGGCTGAACAAATTGCTTCGTTGCTCAAAGAGGTGCGCTGCAAGCACACACCAGAATTCGAGAAGGCGCTCCAAACCTTAGAGGAAGGAATTTTCGCACAACCCACCACTCCCTTTTCACGACCTCTCCCAGAATCTGTGTACGATACGCTCGTGCGCGCCATCCGGGAACAGGTTAAAGTGAAGGTGGAGTACCAAAACGCAAGTGGGGTCAAATCGAAAGATCGCATCCTTGCCCCGCTCAAACTGGTCTTGGCGGGCCAACAATTGTACCTCGCGGCCTACTGTTACGCAAAGAAGGGGATGAGGTGGTTTAAGCTCTCTCGCCTGCTCGCTGTGAAACTGACAGGCGAGTCATTTGTGCCTAAGCCTGAGTGGGACGAGCAAATCAAGCGTAACACGACGAATGTCATGGGCGTGTTTCCCGCCGAGCCCGTGGAAGTGGAGTTGGAGATCGATGACAAGCTCAGGCAGTATTTCGAGGAAGCCCCTCTTCACGCGAGTCAGAAAATCACTCGGGTTCGTGGTGCCACCCACCTCATTCTTCGCGTCGGCATTAACGAAACCCTTGTTCATGAGCTCATGGGGTTTGGGACGCGCGTTCGCGTGGTGCGCCCCGCGGAATTAGCGTATCTCCTACTGGAGCGTCACACCGCAGCGATCGAGTTCCAAAAGCAGCTCTTGGATAATCAGGACAGTGGGGAACTCGCTTTGGAGTTTGAATAG
- a CDS encoding putative Co/Zn/Cd efflux system membrane fusion protein, whose translation MNSGQPNTQTQNKKSWQRLLFTLRVIEVRLRFVAILIILGLAIGYWDYIENWYEHRLAPRKAALSSASQPSEEWFCPMHTFIVRSEPGKCPICGMPLTKRAKGEKTPLPPGTLARVQISPERILQAGVRVVPVTYRTLIDETRAAGTIEIDEESLARITAWFPGRIEDQFVKFVGASVQKGEPLVTIYSPKFLAATQEFVHALEQLRAASSGPSQEAERARRVVEYARQRLLLSGFEPDQLAEIERTGTAGDRVTYRAKISGIVIERNALPGDYVAEGQTLFVVADLQRLWVQLAIPESQLSLLRLGMPVEITSAAFPNQIFYGEVQFVSPTVDPATRTVRARVVLSNSELKLKPGMFVTGTLRWPVGGMEEITQETTGVTHVLHGPAQTTSTVVAQPHPSVYYQCDMHPEVVSLQPGDCPKCGMHLTRREGVPPASLDFGTTGSQTSLKATASVYYQCDMCPDVISLQPGDCPKCGMHLTRREGIPPAGSDAGTTTSKSEVALVPHHHGASAGEGPWEIGYACAMHPGDLRQQPGICQVCSCGMPTKLWRVRKVLAVPELAVIDTGLRKIVYVEQAEGVYDAREIKVGNRVGAFYPVIEGLREGDRVAAEGAFLIDAESRLNPSASALYSAQYSKSENEPERRAIESSPSEQSHQEDHAHHH comes from the coding sequence ATGAATTCCGGACAACCGAATACTCAGACCCAAAACAAGAAATCATGGCAACGTCTCCTATTCACCTTACGGGTTATCGAAGTACGCTTACGTTTCGTTGCCATCCTCATCATTCTTGGTCTTGCCATTGGTTACTGGGACTATATCGAGAATTGGTATGAACATCGTCTGGCCCCACGCAAAGCGGCGCTATCTTCAGCTTCCCAGCCGAGCGAAGAATGGTTCTGCCCGATGCACACTTTTATTGTGCGCTCCGAACCGGGGAAATGCCCCATCTGTGGCATGCCTCTGACAAAGCGAGCCAAGGGTGAAAAGACCCCACTCCCACCTGGCACCCTTGCGCGGGTCCAGATATCACCTGAGCGAATTCTGCAAGCAGGGGTACGCGTTGTTCCGGTGACTTATCGCACTCTCATTGACGAGACGCGTGCAGCGGGAACCATCGAAATTGACGAGGAGTCACTTGCAAGAATCACTGCGTGGTTCCCCGGACGGATTGAAGATCAGTTTGTGAAGTTCGTGGGCGCATCCGTGCAGAAGGGCGAGCCGCTCGTTACCATTTATAGCCCGAAATTCTTGGCTGCAACGCAGGAATTCGTTCACGCTCTGGAGCAACTCCGTGCCGCTTCGTCTGGGCCTTCACAAGAGGCGGAACGAGCTCGAAGAGTCGTAGAGTACGCTCGACAACGTTTGTTGCTTTCAGGCTTTGAGCCCGACCAACTGGCCGAGATTGAACGGACGGGCACAGCCGGCGACCGAGTCACGTACCGGGCAAAGATCTCAGGAATCGTGATCGAGCGTAATGCTTTGCCGGGAGATTACGTTGCCGAAGGACAAACGCTCTTCGTCGTCGCAGATCTCCAGCGGTTGTGGGTCCAGTTGGCAATCCCAGAGTCGCAATTGTCGCTGCTTCGGTTGGGAATGCCCGTAGAAATTACTTCCGCGGCTTTTCCTAACCAGATCTTTTACGGAGAAGTTCAATTTGTTTCCCCCACGGTTGATCCGGCGACACGCACCGTCCGGGCACGCGTAGTACTCTCAAACTCGGAGCTTAAGCTAAAACCGGGCATGTTCGTGACGGGAACCCTTCGTTGGCCTGTTGGAGGCATGGAAGAAATCACACAAGAGACGACAGGTGTAACTCATGTTCTCCACGGGCCCGCCCAAACGACAAGCACCGTGGTGGCCCAGCCGCATCCGTCTGTTTACTACCAATGCGACATGCATCCCGAGGTGGTGAGTCTTCAACCGGGCGATTGCCCGAAATGTGGCATGCACTTGACTCGGCGCGAAGGGGTGCCTCCAGCAAGTCTGGATTTTGGAACAACAGGCAGCCAGACTTCACTCAAAGCTACTGCGAGCGTCTACTATCAATGTGACATGTGCCCAGACGTGATTAGCCTTCAACCAGGCGACTGTCCGAAGTGTGGCATGCATCTGACACGCCGGGAGGGAATCCCGCCCGCAGGGTCTGACGCAGGAACGACTACTTCAAAGAGTGAAGTGGCACTCGTTCCCCACCACCATGGGGCTTCTGCTGGCGAAGGGCCTTGGGAAATCGGCTATGCGTGTGCAATGCATCCGGGAGATTTAAGGCAACAACCGGGGATCTGCCAGGTTTGCTCGTGTGGCATGCCCACCAAACTCTGGCGAGTGCGAAAGGTACTCGCAGTTCCAGAGCTGGCGGTTATCGATACCGGCCTACGCAAAATCGTCTATGTGGAGCAAGCCGAAGGCGTCTATGACGCACGCGAAATCAAAGTGGGAAATCGTGTTGGTGCTTTCTACCCTGTGATCGAGGGCTTGCGTGAGGGCGATAGGGTAGCGGCAGAAGGCGCGTTCTTGATTGACGCTGAATCGCGACTCAATCCGTCAGCCAGCGCATTATATTCCGCCCAGTATTCGAAATCGGAAAATGAACCCGAACGGAGAGCGATAGAGTCGTCGCCCTCAGAACAATCGCATCAAGAAGATCATGCTCATCACCATTAG
- a CDS encoding ABC transporter, permease protein, which translates to MRLPYLGVVCNALMALIAKQSVESFSQPGELTFSGYFSASLNLTSTLTTPLFATIFAAMLVAGETSRGTLRTVLVRPLSRWDFLVAKFLVAVTYLIVLVAANVLPALLVGKNYPLQSAFDRNIEIPPASEQAVIYLTAIGLALIPQIAALAFGFVISVIAKNAGTAVGMAVGLLLSVQAAKEFVQIGEVEVRRYVFSSYFDEPFRIASTKISGVYEVWSQERIYLLLATSLATIVICLVISFWTFLRRDLNG; encoded by the coding sequence ATGCGCCTGCCGTATCTGGGCGTGGTTTGCAACGCATTGATGGCCTTAATTGCGAAACAAAGCGTAGAAAGCTTTTCGCAACCGGGAGAACTCACGTTTTCCGGATATTTCTCCGCTTCTCTTAATCTTACTTCCACCCTCACGACGCCTCTGTTTGCTACGATTTTTGCAGCTATGTTAGTTGCGGGAGAGACTTCACGGGGTACCCTGCGGACGGTTTTGGTTCGGCCACTTAGTCGTTGGGATTTCCTCGTTGCGAAGTTTCTTGTTGCGGTTACCTATCTCATCGTATTGGTCGCCGCGAACGTTCTGCCTGCGCTGCTCGTAGGGAAGAATTATCCCTTACAAAGTGCATTCGATCGAAATATTGAGATTCCGCCAGCCAGCGAGCAGGCTGTGATTTATCTCACAGCCATTGGGTTGGCCCTTATCCCCCAGATCGCTGCACTCGCGTTTGGGTTTGTGATTAGCGTAATTGCGAAGAATGCTGGCACAGCCGTGGGTATGGCAGTTGGTCTGCTGTTAAGCGTTCAGGCTGCCAAGGAGTTCGTGCAGATTGGGGAGGTGGAAGTGCGGCGTTACGTCTTCTCGTCGTATTTTGATGAGCCATTTCGAATCGCCAGCACGAAAATTTCCGGTGTTTATGAGGTGTGGAGCCAAGAGCGCATCTATCTTCTACTTGCGACAAGTCTTGCTACGATCGTGATTTGCCTCGTCATTAGCTTTTGGACATTTCTGAGGCGAGATCTCAACGGGTAG
- a CDS encoding ABC transporter ATP-binding protein, translating to MNTCIELRDIVKIYRMGDQDVRAVDGVSFTIDRGEMVAIVGASGSGKTTLMNIIGCLDRPTSGQYFLDGEDVSKLSENALARIRNRKIGFVFQNFNLLPRMSALENVEVPLLYAGYRHAKAEALAALERVGLGSRAHHEPNQLSGGQRQRVAIARALVTKPTIVLADEPTGNLDSKTSVEIMELFRQLNAEGVTLVIVTHEHDIAAYCRRIIHMRDGKVISDEPNMTVASAAG from the coding sequence GTGAACACCTGTATTGAGCTTCGTGATATCGTGAAAATCTATCGCATGGGGGATCAGGACGTACGCGCCGTGGATGGGGTGAGCTTCACGATCGACCGTGGCGAAATGGTAGCCATTGTGGGCGCTTCGGGAAGCGGCAAGACCACCCTAATGAACATTATTGGCTGCCTCGACCGTCCGACTTCGGGACAGTACTTCTTAGACGGCGAGGATGTAAGCAAGCTTTCGGAAAATGCATTAGCGCGAATTCGCAATCGCAAGATCGGATTTGTGTTCCAAAACTTCAACCTGTTACCCCGAATGTCGGCACTCGAAAACGTTGAAGTCCCCTTGCTCTATGCTGGATACCGCCATGCCAAGGCGGAAGCCTTAGCTGCCCTCGAGCGAGTCGGTTTAGGCTCGCGCGCTCACCATGAACCCAATCAACTTTCTGGTGGACAGCGTCAGCGTGTGGCCATTGCTCGCGCGCTTGTGACCAAGCCAACGATCGTCCTTGCCGACGAGCCAACGGGAAATCTGGACTCCAAGACAAGCGTCGAGATTATGGAACTCTTCCGTCAGCTCAATGCCGAGGGAGTGACGTTAGTGATCGTCACGCACGAGCACGACATTGCAGCTTACTGTAGGCGCATCATCCACATGCGTGATGGTAAAGTGATCAGCGATGAGCCGAACATGACTGTAGCTTCGGCGGCTGGGTGA
- a CDS encoding Putative deoxyribonuclease YcfH, whose protein sequence is MSLHPLLWDTHAHLQDSEFADDFDEVLGRALVSGVQRIVLIGETIENSKLALGRAQAHEALLATVGIHPHHAQEFCEQSLNALRDLVRASKKVVGIGEIGLDYHYDFAPRDQQIRAFIAQFQLATELGLPVVIHCREAYSEMLEILPQDEAPSSTPPRGVMHCFFGTQAQAEEFIRRGFLLGVGGAVTFKKTVKLQEIVRTVPLESLVLETDAPYMAPVPYRGKRNEPAYLRLVAERIAQLRAIPVEEVARTTTENALRLFRRVDASRL, encoded by the coding sequence ATGAGTTTGCACCCGCTCTTGTGGGATACCCATGCTCACTTGCAGGATTCGGAATTCGCGGACGATTTTGATGAGGTCCTTGGCCGTGCCTTGGTAAGTGGTGTCCAACGGATCGTTCTTATCGGTGAGACGATCGAGAACAGCAAGCTGGCCCTGGGGCGAGCTCAGGCTCATGAGGCACTACTTGCCACGGTTGGGATTCATCCTCACCACGCCCAAGAGTTTTGTGAGCAATCCCTAAACGCGTTGCGAGACCTTGTCAGGGCGAGCAAGAAGGTGGTAGGGATTGGCGAAATTGGTTTGGACTACCACTACGATTTTGCACCTCGGGACCAGCAGATCCGCGCGTTTATCGCGCAGTTCCAGCTTGCAACAGAATTAGGCCTACCGGTGGTCATTCATTGCCGCGAAGCATATTCGGAGATGCTCGAGATTCTCCCCCAGGACGAGGCGCCATCCTCGACTCCCCCGCGCGGGGTTATGCATTGCTTTTTTGGCACACAGGCACAGGCGGAGGAATTCATCCGCCGAGGGTTCCTGCTTGGGGTAGGCGGAGCAGTGACCTTCAAGAAAACCGTGAAACTCCAAGAGATTGTGCGCACCGTCCCCCTCGAATCGCTTGTTCTGGAAACCGATGCGCCCTACATGGCGCCCGTTCCCTACCGAGGCAAACGCAATGAACCGGCTTATTTGCGTTTGGTGGCGGAGCGTATTGCCCAGCTTCGCGCGATCCCTGTGGAAGAAGTCGCCCGTACTACAACGGAGAACGCCCTTCGGCTATTTCGAAGAGTCGACGCATCAAGGCTCTGA
- a CDS encoding Glycosyltransferase — MLNRPLPLLKKGLFSLYPRAQPAHRYKVMRVALIHDWLNGMRGGEKVFEVLCELYPDADVYTLFFEPEKVSPIIRTMNVREWWLPRLMPVARRFYRWFLPILPHAVESLPIENYDLVISTSHCVAKGVAPDPPTTPHICYCFTPMRYVWDKYDDYFARRRSLASWVMPIVRSGLQQWDRESAKRVTHFIAVSEFVRQRIREYYLREAMVLHPPVDWAKFALIERAPTDFYLVVSALEPYKRVDVAIEAFNRLGLPLKIVGTGTEAAHLQRLAGANIEFLGWVSDSDLAALYSCARALVFPTEEDFGIVPLEAMAAGCPVIALRRGGALETVVEFETGLFFEEQTPEALAETVTRFSQYEFDSEHLREHARQFDRSLFKQRFADLVHRLSRYGSSDRLTAVSPPSQH, encoded by the coding sequence TTGCTCAATCGGCCTTTGCCCTTGCTGAAAAAAGGCCTGTTTTCCCTTTACCCTCGAGCGCAACCTGCCCACCGTTACAAAGTCATGCGAGTTGCGCTCATTCATGACTGGCTGAACGGAATGCGCGGCGGAGAAAAGGTCTTCGAGGTGTTGTGCGAACTTTATCCTGACGCCGACGTTTACACGCTTTTCTTTGAGCCCGAGAAAGTCTCACCCATCATCCGAACAATGAACGTTCGGGAATGGTGGCTGCCCCGCCTGATGCCCGTAGCTCGGCGGTTTTATCGCTGGTTCCTCCCGATTTTGCCGCATGCGGTCGAGTCTCTTCCTATCGAGAATTACGATCTGGTGATCTCGACTTCTCACTGCGTGGCGAAGGGAGTCGCACCCGATCCCCCAACGACCCCGCATATTTGCTACTGTTTCACGCCCATGCGCTACGTGTGGGATAAATACGACGATTACTTTGCGAGGCGACGGAGCCTTGCCAGTTGGGTCATGCCCATCGTGAGAAGTGGACTTCAGCAATGGGACCGAGAAAGCGCGAAACGTGTAACGCATTTTATCGCCGTGTCAGAGTTTGTGCGGCAGCGGATTCGTGAGTACTATTTGCGCGAAGCTATGGTGCTCCATCCACCCGTGGATTGGGCCAAGTTCGCACTCATCGAACGGGCCCCCACCGACTTTTACCTTGTTGTGTCGGCGCTTGAGCCATACAAGCGAGTGGATGTCGCGATCGAGGCCTTTAATCGTTTGGGACTACCTTTAAAGATCGTCGGCACTGGTACCGAGGCGGCTCATCTCCAGAGACTTGCTGGCGCGAACATCGAGTTTTTGGGATGGGTGAGCGATTCCGACCTTGCTGCCCTTTACTCGTGTGCACGAGCTCTTGTTTTCCCCACAGAAGAGGATTTCGGCATTGTCCCACTGGAAGCAATGGCGGCAGGATGTCCTGTGATTGCGCTGCGCCGAGGTGGAGCACTTGAGACCGTCGTCGAGTTCGAAACCGGCCTTTTCTTCGAGGAGCAGACACCAGAGGCTTTGGCGGAAACTGTTACCCGGTTCAGCCAATACGAATTTGATTCAGAGCACCTCCGGGAACATGCGAGACAGTTCGATCGGAGTCTGTTTAAGCAACGCTTTGCCGATCTGGTTCATCGCCTTTCTCGTTACGGGAGCAGTGATCGACTGACCGCTGTGAGCCCACCATCCCAGCACTGA
- a CDS encoding Glucose-1-phosphate adenylyltransferase has protein sequence MFLLAGICWRCSIIAETRTGTVKRMRVVAMLLAGGQGSRLSILSQHRAKPAVPFGGAYRIIDFTLSNVMHAEIPYIGILTQYKPYSLMEHFGNGEWWGFTGRGRNGRILPPATGEADSDWYAGTADAVWQNRNFLARFDPDYVLVLSGDHIYRMNYLELIEQHARTKADLTIAMQRVPWEETSRFGVAELTEDGRILRFQEKPKSNPVSNLASLGIYVFTTDVLLRRLREDAADDRSKHDFGMNVIPAMVAQDRVYAYEFSDYWRDVGTIESYWAANMESLDPSSGLDLSGWRLRTNYFDPRLANDLPARIASTAKVTNSYVARGCVVEGEVTNSILFAGVHVARDSVVRDSIIMNNSVVGPQCQLERVIVDKNCTIEPNCVIGVGENTPNREFPHLLDTGITVIGKNAVVPRGCRLGRNVLIFPETKATDYPASDLGSGVTIMPRGEKSEKCE, from the coding sequence GTGTTCTTGCTTGCAGGCATTTGCTGGCGCTGTTCCATTATTGCTGAAACTCGTACAGGGACGGTCAAGCGCATGAGAGTGGTTGCAATGTTGTTGGCTGGCGGGCAAGGGTCTCGCCTTTCGATCTTATCCCAACACCGAGCTAAGCCTGCCGTGCCATTTGGGGGCGCCTATCGAATTATCGACTTTACCCTTAGCAATGTGATGCACGCTGAGATTCCCTACATCGGCATTCTTACCCAGTATAAACCCTACTCGCTCATGGAGCACTTCGGGAACGGAGAATGGTGGGGGTTCACGGGACGGGGACGCAACGGGCGCATTCTGCCGCCTGCAACAGGCGAAGCCGACAGCGATTGGTATGCAGGAACCGCCGATGCGGTTTGGCAAAATAGAAACTTCTTGGCGCGCTTTGATCCGGATTACGTTCTTGTCTTATCGGGTGACCACATTTACCGAATGAATTACCTCGAATTGATCGAACAACATGCCCGGACAAAAGCCGACCTTACAATTGCCATGCAACGCGTCCCGTGGGAGGAAACGTCGCGATTCGGTGTTGCAGAGCTCACGGAGGATGGGCGCATTCTGCGGTTTCAGGAGAAGCCCAAGTCCAACCCCGTGTCGAACCTTGCCTCGCTCGGTATTTATGTTTTCACCACAGACGTATTGCTACGGCGGTTGCGCGAAGATGCTGCGGACGACCGAAGCAAGCACGATTTCGGGATGAATGTCATCCCTGCCATGGTGGCGCAAGATCGCGTCTACGCATACGAATTCAGTGATTACTGGCGAGACGTCGGGACCATCGAGTCGTATTGGGCCGCAAACATGGAGTCTCTTGATCCCTCCTCAGGACTTGATCTTTCGGGGTGGCGATTGCGGACAAATTATTTCGACCCGCGGCTTGCGAACGATCTTCCTGCCCGCATCGCTTCCACGGCCAAGGTGACGAATAGCTACGTAGCACGAGGATGCGTGGTCGAGGGCGAAGTCACAAATTCGATCTTGTTTGCCGGCGTGCACGTGGCGCGGGATAGCGTTGTGCGTGATTCCATAATCATGAACAATTCCGTCGTGGGGCCCCAATGCCAGCTTGAACGTGTTATCGTGGATAAAAACTGCACTATTGAACCGAACTGCGTCATTGGCGTTGGAGAAAACACTCCAAACCGCGAATTTCCGCATCTTTTGGACACCGGAATCACCGTAATTGGTAAAAATGCTGTCGTCCCACGGGGTTGCCGACTTGGCCGCAACGTGCTCATCTTCCCAGAGACAAAAGCCACGGACTATCCCGCAAGTGACCTCGGCTCGGGTGTAACAATCATGCCAAGAGGTGAGAAATCGGAGAAGTGCGAATGA